In one Silene latifolia isolate original U9 population chromosome 10, ASM4854445v1, whole genome shotgun sequence genomic region, the following are encoded:
- the LOC141608622 gene encoding F-box protein CPR1-like, with protein MGDKHPTNATKERITDQQPYLSDDFIIEEILTRLPVKSVLRFKSVSKQWYSALSSSEFANAHHIKSLFFHRSAPINTLFIKYLKSYYLVSFDDDDQISGNFEDNMFKLDVDFGIENEEYLQFIGCSNGLICLTIFSHPTFFSKSDDSYLILWNPATRKLHKYESDCYLKHMDDDGRRAFVARGFGYASSVDDYKYVRILSGNKRNTIIVHIFSVRENKWRKFDFDCDFDPQGRAMLIDEKLYWESLRLRADRIVIGSFDLEVERFEIHEFNLEDPDFFFDTFNSLLGVMGDCLSKLVNSKTNRSDTLMHILESPTRTKSICLPKGLLLDNCSQMIGFTKTGKIFVTGGFGSDVVRDDRSNYQRALQLLDIGRKPMQHSILMKFNGLVNIAKYVPSFASPCPIELSKT; from the coding sequence ATGGGAGACAAACATCCAACTAATGCTACGAAGGAACGAATTACTGACCAACAACCCTACCTCTCTGATGATTTTATTATCGAAGAAATTCTTACAAGATTGCCCGTTAAATCCGTTCTTAGATTTAAATCAGTTTCCAAACAATGGTATTCTGCTCTTTCTTCTTCCGAATTTGCCAATGCCCACCATATCAAATCACTCTTTTTTCACCGTTCTGCTCCTATTAACACCTTGTTTATCAAATATCTTAAGAGTTATTACCTAGTTtcttttgatgatgatgatcaaaTTTCGGGTAATTTTGAAGATAATATGTTTAAACTAGACGTAGACTTTGGCATCGAGAACGAAGAATATCTTCAATTTATAGGATGCTCCAATGGGTTGATTTGTTTAACTATATTTTCTCACCCGACCTTTTTTTCTAAATCTGATGATAGTTACTTAATTTTATGGAACCCGGCTACTCGTAAGTTGCACAAATATGAGTCTGATTGTTATTTAAAGCATATGGATGATGATGGTCGTAGAGCGTTTGTAGCTCGTGGATTTGGGTATGCATCCTCAGTCGATGATTATAAATATGTTCGAATTTTGAGTGGAAATAAACGAAATACTATTATTGTTCATATCTTCTCTGTTAGAGAAAATAAGTGGagaaaatttgattttgattgtGATTTTGATCCTCAAGGAAGAGCAATGCTTATTGATGAAAAATTGTACTGGGAATCTTTGAGGTTGAGAGCAGATAGAATTGTAATTGGTAGTTTCGATTTGGAGGTTGAGCGGTTTGAAATACATGAGTTCAACTTGGAAGACCCGGACTTCTTCTTCGATACCTTCAATTCCTTATTAGGAGTTATGGGAGACTGTTTGAGCAAGTTGGTTAATAGTAAGACAAATAGAAGTGACACGTTAATGCACATATTGGAATCGCCTACAAGAACTAAGTCTATTTGTCTGCCAAAGGGGTTGCTCTTAGACAATTGCTCTCAAATGATCGGGTTTACAAAGACTGGTAAGATTTTTGTGACGGGAGGATTTGGTAGTGATGTGGTAAGAGATGACCGAAGTAATTACCAGAGAGCATTGCAGTTACTTGACATAGGTAGAAAACCCATGCAACACTCGATACTCATGAAGTTCAATGGGTTGGTTAATATCGCAAAATATGTTCCAAGCTTTGCTTCGCCTTGCCCTATTGAGTTGTCCAAGACATAG
- the LOC141608623 gene encoding F-box/kelch-repeat protein At3g23880-like, protein MGDKYPITAKKKQAVLQQSYHFDDLIIEEILIRLPIKSVLRFKSVSKQWYSTLSSSDFANAHLKRSPFSHPSAPVTTLFIMGHMSCYVFSYDDDQISSNFEDNLVKLDVEFSVEKDHVELTGCCNGLICLTHVSDKTFILWNPATRKLHKYASHRYLKLLFDKAIKVYTAHGFGYLSSVDDYKYVIILTVYQGNAISDIVCIFSLRENRWRKIDFGNHHLLLSGQAVCDDPHT, encoded by the coding sequence ATGGGAGACAAATACCCAATTACTGCCAAGAAGAAACAAGCGGTTCTTCAACAAAGCTACCACTTTGATGATTTAATAATTGAAGAAATACTTATAAGATTGCCCATCAAATCCGTTCTTCGATTTAAGTCAGTTTCAAAACAATGGTATTCTACTCTTTCTTCTTCCGATTTTGCCAATGCCCATCTTAAGAGATCCCCCTTTTCTCACCCTTCTGCTCCTGTTACCACCTTGTTTATCATGGGTCATATGAGTTGTTACGTTTTTTCGTATGACGATGATCAAATTTCTAGTAATTTTGAAGATAATTTGGTCAAACTAGACGTCGAGTTTAGCGTCGAGAAAGATCATGTTGAACTTACAGGGTGCTGCAATGGGTTGATTTGTTTAACCCATGTTTCTGATAAAACCTTCATTTTATGGAACCCGGCTACACGTAAACTTCACAAATATGCGTCACATAGATATTTAAAGCTTCTTTTTGATAAAGCTATTAAAGTTTATACGGCTCATGGATTTGGATATTTATCCTCTGTTGATGACTACAAATATGTCATAATTTTGACTGTATATCAAGGAAATGCAATAAGTGATATTGTTTGCATCTTCTCTCTGAGGGAAAATAGGTGGAGAAAAATTGATTTTGGTAATCATCATCTCCTTCTTTCTGGACAAGCCGTGTGTgatgatccgcacacttga
- the LOC141608625 gene encoding F-box/kelch-repeat protein At3g23880-like: MGDKETNNNKKEQVMIEQQSSFFDDLIIEEILTRLPIKSILRFKSVSKQWYSTLSSSNFANAHLIKSPFSHPSAPVETLFIKCGNNFYLSSCDDDQISGNFQDNLVKLDVDFANEENFCLLTGCCNGLICLTLGRDKYFIIWNPATRKAHKYESDGFSNCVNFSDWPTLDVVLGFGYASSVDDYKYVRIVTRCRRKEKCNIIHIFSLREKKWRKIDFDHDDDHLIPIGEAVLVKEKLYMIAVAGIYCERVVIVSFDLGLEKFELTKFNIRRDDFLGVMGGCLSINRYEGKNDRFMHIQESPTTMKSICLPKGLRLDKFSEMIGFTRTGKFFMTATIIDDFKNWKTRKILGWLTHVQNLWNTRCL, encoded by the coding sequence ATGGGAGACAAAGAGACAAATAATAATAAGAAGGAGCAGGTGATGATTGAGCAACAAAGCTCTTTCTTCGATGATCTGATTATTGAAGAAATACTTACAAGATTGCCCATTAAATCGATTCTTCGATTTAAGTCAGTTTCAAAACAATGGTACTCTACTCTGTCTTCTTCCAATTTCGCCAATGCTCACCTTATCAAATCTCCGTTTTCTCACCCTTCTGCTCCTGTAGAGACATTGTTTATCAAATGTGGTAACAATTTCTACCTTTCCTCATGTGACGATGATCAAATTTCTGGTAATTTTCAAGATAATTTAGTTAAACTAGACGTTGACTTTGCCAACGAGGAAAATTTTTGTTTACTCACTGGGTGCTGCAATGGGTTGATTTGCTTAACCCTTGGTCGTGACAAGTACTTCATTATATGGAACCCGGCTACCCGCAAAGcgcacaaatatgagtcagatGGTTTTTCAAATTGTGTTAACTTTTCAGATTGGCCTACTTTAGATGTTGTTCTTGGATTTGGGTATGCATCTTCTGTTGATGACTATAAATATGTCCGAATTGTGACTAGGTGTCGTAGAAAAGAAAAATgtaatattattcatattttctCTCTTAGGGAAAAAAAGTGGAGAAAAATTGATTTTGATCACGATGATGATCATCTCATTCCTATAGGAGAAGCAGTGCTAGTTAAAGAAAAACTATATATGATTGCTGTTGCCGGAATTTATTGTGAGCGTGTCGTCATTGTTAGCTTTGATTTGGGACTAGAGAAGTTTGAATTAACTAAGTTCAACATACGACGGGACGATTTTTTAGGAGTCATGGGAGGATGTTTGAGCATAAATCGTTATGAAGGTAAAAATGATAGGTTCATGCACATACAGGAATCTCCTACAACAATGAAATCTATTTGTCTTCCAAAGGGATTGCGCTTGGACAAATTCTCTGAAATGATCGGATTTACAAGGACCGGTAAGTTTTTTATGACGGCTACAATTATTGATGACTTCAAGAATTGGAAGACTAGAAAGATACTGGGTTGGTTGACACATGTACAAAACCTATGGAATACTCGATGCTTATGA
- the LOC141608626 gene encoding putative F-box protein At3g10240 has translation MGRGRRRGRGRGRQSKDKKDLIEQTEQKELPLDVIRMILTKLPIKSVVRFKSVSKLWYSILSSPRFIFAHLEFPRPSTTQSLFIRSNNKFQILSYENGDQSTKMDNKCVIDWVNEKVDFDVGNEKMALVGTCNGLVCLGSKSGCLFIIWNPITREFYKYKDPEIAKFTREDCRVTWGFGREGVLFNETLYWMGGVPPMIYEFRRKIFSFDLASEMFDMFPHLEVGTPSPYTSNVNNDECFDALLCVVNGCLSKYGRSVKTGEGILTLLKDPGETEEIILPRNLVGSMLYDNLIGFTGANKVFIQYCGSYNAPCLGAIDMTSRPLRHTQLMILEAETKSEVVSYCPSLVSPNVLTIPIDGDSNL, from the exons ATGGGACGGGGAAGGAGACGTGGACGTGGACGTGGACGTCAAAGCAAGGATAAGAAAGATCTAATTGAGCAAACTGAGCAAAAAGAGCTGCCATTAGATGTAATAAGGATGATATTAACAAAATTGCCTATCAAATCCGTTGTTCGATTTAAGTCTGTTTCCAAACTCTGGTATTCTATTCTCTCTTCTCCTCGTTTCATTTTCGCCCACTTAGAATTTCCTCGGCCTTCAACCACACAATCCTTGTTCATTCGATCAAATAACAAATTTCAGATTTTATCCTATGAAAATGGTGATCAAAGTACCAAAATGGATAACAAATGTGTAATTGACTGGGTCAACGAAAAGGTTGACTTCGATGTAGGGAACGAGAAAATGGCTTTGGTGGGCACTTGTAATGGTTTGGTTTGTTTAGGATCAAAATCGGGTTGTTTGTTCATTATATGGAATCCAATAACTCGCGAATTTTACAAGTACAAGGACCCTGAGATCGCTAAGTTTACTCGCGAGGACTGTAGGGTCACTTGGGGATTCGG TCGAGAAGGTGTGTTGTTTAATGAAACTCTGTATTGGATGGGTGGCGTGCCACCCATGATTTATGAGTTTCGAAGGAAAATTTTTTCCTTCGACTTAGCTTCAGAGATGTTCGACATGTTTCCTCACCTTGAGGTGGGAACACCTTCACCATATACAAGTAATGTAAATAACGATGAATGCTTTGATGCGTTGTTATGTGTCGTAAATGGTTGCTTATCTAAGTATGGTAGATCCGTCAAAACTGGTGAAGGAATTCTAACTCTATTGAAAGATCCCGGAGAGACTGAAGAAATCATTCTTCCTAGGAATTTAGTTGGCTCGATGCTTTACGACAATTTAATCGGATTCACCGGAGCTAACAAGGTATTTATACAATATTGTGGTAGTTATAATGCACCATGTTTAGGGGCTATCGATATGACTTCACGGCCTTTAAGGCATACACAATTGATGATCCTTGAAGCAGAGACGAAAAGTGAGGTCGTTAGTTATTGTCCAAGTCTTGTATCACCTAATGTTTTGACGATCCCCATTGACGGGGATTCGAACCTCTAA
- the LOC141609392 gene encoding ubiquitin-ribosomal protein eL40 fusion protein-like: MKIFVKTVAGRTITLDVESTDTIEDVVNKIQENEGIPSYQNCLILDGKRLQNSHTLANCGIKNESKLHLEWLRSGGSQYEWWWTARRNGRALALKFHLDKKICCKCYARVPAKATNCRKKKCGHSNQLREKKGYRNWRRILS, translated from the exons ATGAAAATATTTGTAAAAACTGTAGCCGGTAGAACCATCACTTTAGATGTTGAATCGACTGATACAATTGAAGATGTCGTAAATAAGATCCAAGAAAACGAAG GTATTCCCTCGTATCAAAATTGTTTGATTTTGGATGGAAAGCGGCTGCAAAATAGTCATACCCTAGCTAATTGTGGCATCAAGAATG AATCAAAACTTCATCTTGAATGGCTAAGATCAGGAGGGTCTCAATATGAATGGTGGTGGACGGCCCGGCGTAATGGCCGGGCATTGGCTCTTAAATTCCATCTAGACAAGAAGATTTGCTGCAA ATGTTATGCTCGTGTTCCTGCAAAAGCCACCAATTGTCGAAAGAAGAAATGTGGACATAGCAATCAGTTACGGGAGAAGAAGGGTTATCGTAATTGGAGGCGTATACTAAGCTAG
- the LOC141606452 gene encoding F-box/kelch-repeat protein At3g23880-like isoform X2 — translation MHIFLIWSMLYLILDRSASRNNVFIYQIHCLHKMESQSKDDEDPIQQTELPIDLISEMILTRLPIKSVFRFKSVSKLWYSTLSSSRFAFTHHKFSNPSSTTQSLLIRKSNKFQIMSHENGQIDLVKVEVDFDLGDENMVLVGTCNGLVGLGSTSGSLFIVWNPITGEFCKYLDPEISDFTTGGCMVTWGFGYVSAVDDYKFVRLCKKVFMESIRVHVYSTRFDKMKRIDNDTSDNFFGLKIAERLHRPGVLVNETVYWMGGVPPMLDGLPRKILSFDLASEIFDIFPHLEVSTPSSTCDTDKDECFDELLCVANGCLSKYGRRVTSGEDVITVLKSPGEKEEIVLSKNLADWMYDNLIGSAGGDKIFTQYYGDSALRLGVFDLTSQPLKHTLLMILDRGPKIEIVSYCASLISLNAYAIETPETHKDEVSNI, via the exons ATGCATATTTTTCTCATTTGGAGTATGTTATATCTGATACTCGACAGGTCGGCAAGCCGCAACAATGTCTTTATCTACCAAATTCACTGTTTACACA AGATGGAAAGTCAAAGCAAGGATGATGAAGATCCAATACAGCAAACTGAGCTGCCAATTGATTTAATATCTGAGATGATATTAACAAGATTACCCATCAAATCTGTTTTCCGATTCAAGTCTGTTTCCAAACTCTGGTATTCTACTCTCTCTTCTTCTCGTTTTGCTTTCACCCACCACAAGTTTTCCAACCCTTCTTCAACCACACAATCCTTGCTCATTCGAAAAAGCAACAAATTCCAGATCATGTCTCACGAAAATGGCCAAATTGACTTGGTCAAGGTGGAGGTTGACTTTGATTTAGGTGATGAGAATATGGTCTTGGTGGGGACTTGTAATGGGTTGGTTGGTTTAGGATCAACTTCTGGTAGTTTGTTCATTGTATGGAATCCAATAACGGGCGAATTTTGCAAATATTTGGACCCGGAAATTTCCGACTTCACTACCGGAGGGTGTATGGTCACTTGGGGATTTGGGTATGTTTCTGCAGTTGATGATTACAAGTTTGTTAGGCTATGCAAAAAAGTCTTTATGGAATCGATAAGGGTTCACGTCTACTCGACAAGGTTTGATAAAATGAAAAGAATCGACAATGATACTTCTGATAATTTCTTTGGTTTGAAAATAGCTGAACGCTTACATAGACCAGGGGTACTGGTTAATGAGACTGTGTATTGGATGGGCGGCGTGCCACCCATGCTCGATGGGTTGCCAAGGAAAATTCTTTCCTTCGATTTAGCATCTGAGATTTTTGACATATTTCCTCACCTTGAGGTGAGCACACCGTCTTCAACATGTGATACAGATAAAGATGAATGTTTTGATGAGTTATTATGTGTCGCAAATGGGTGTTTATCTAAGTACGGTAGACGTGTTACAAGTGGTGAGGATGTCATAACTGTATTGAAAAGTCCtggagaaaaggaagaaattgttcTTTCTAAGAATTTGGCTGATTGGATGTACGACAACTTAATTGGATCCGCCGGAGGTGACAAGATCTTCACACAATATTATGGTGATTCTGCACTACGTTTAGGGGTTTTTGACTTAACTTCGCAACCTTTGAAGCATACGTTGTTGATGATCCTTGATAGAGGGCCAAAAATTGAGATTGTTAGTTATTGTGCAAGTCTTATTTCACTCAATGCTTATGCAATAGAGACACCCGAGACACACAAGGATGAGGTTTCGAATATCTAA
- the LOC141606452 gene encoding F-box/kelch-repeat protein At3g23880-like isoform X4 has translation MSHENGQIDLVKVEVDFDLGDENMVLVGTCNGLVGLGSTSGSLFIVWNPITGEFCKYLDPEISDFTTGGCMVTWGFGYVSAVDDYKFVRLCKKVFMESIRVHVYSTRFDKMKRIDNDTSDNFFGLKIAERLHRPGVLVNETVYWMGGVPPMLDGLPRKILSFDLASEIFDIFPHLEVSTPSSTCDTDKDECFDELLCVANGCLSKYGRRVTSGEDVITVLKSPGEKEEIVLSKNLADWMYDNLIGSAGGDKIFTQYYGDSALRLGVFDLTSQPLKHTLLMILDRGPKIEIVSYCASLISLNAYAIETPETHKDEVSNI, from the coding sequence ATGTCTCACGAAAATGGCCAAATTGACTTGGTCAAGGTGGAGGTTGACTTTGATTTAGGTGATGAGAATATGGTCTTGGTGGGGACTTGTAATGGGTTGGTTGGTTTAGGATCAACTTCTGGTAGTTTGTTCATTGTATGGAATCCAATAACGGGCGAATTTTGCAAATATTTGGACCCGGAAATTTCCGACTTCACTACCGGAGGGTGTATGGTCACTTGGGGATTTGGGTATGTTTCTGCAGTTGATGATTACAAGTTTGTTAGGCTATGCAAAAAAGTCTTTATGGAATCGATAAGGGTTCACGTCTACTCGACAAGGTTTGATAAAATGAAAAGAATCGACAATGATACTTCTGATAATTTCTTTGGTTTGAAAATAGCTGAACGCTTACATAGACCAGGGGTACTGGTTAATGAGACTGTGTATTGGATGGGCGGCGTGCCACCCATGCTCGATGGGTTGCCAAGGAAAATTCTTTCCTTCGATTTAGCATCTGAGATTTTTGACATATTTCCTCACCTTGAGGTGAGCACACCGTCTTCAACATGTGATACAGATAAAGATGAATGTTTTGATGAGTTATTATGTGTCGCAAATGGGTGTTTATCTAAGTACGGTAGACGTGTTACAAGTGGTGAGGATGTCATAACTGTATTGAAAAGTCCtggagaaaaggaagaaattgttcTTTCTAAGAATTTGGCTGATTGGATGTACGACAACTTAATTGGATCCGCCGGAGGTGACAAGATCTTCACACAATATTATGGTGATTCTGCACTACGTTTAGGGGTTTTTGACTTAACTTCGCAACCTTTGAAGCATACGTTGTTGATGATCCTTGATAGAGGGCCAAAAATTGAGATTGTTAGTTATTGTGCAAGTCTTATTTCACTCAATGCTTATGCAATAGAGACACCCGAGACACACAAGGATGAGGTTTCGAATATCTAA
- the LOC141606452 gene encoding F-box/kelch-repeat protein At3g23880-like isoform X1, protein MHIFLIWSMLYLILDRSASRNNVFIYQIHCLHTEMESQSKDDEDPIQQTELPIDLISEMILTRLPIKSVFRFKSVSKLWYSTLSSSRFAFTHHKFSNPSSTTQSLLIRKSNKFQIMSHENGQIDLVKVEVDFDLGDENMVLVGTCNGLVGLGSTSGSLFIVWNPITGEFCKYLDPEISDFTTGGCMVTWGFGYVSAVDDYKFVRLCKKVFMESIRVHVYSTRFDKMKRIDNDTSDNFFGLKIAERLHRPGVLVNETVYWMGGVPPMLDGLPRKILSFDLASEIFDIFPHLEVSTPSSTCDTDKDECFDELLCVANGCLSKYGRRVTSGEDVITVLKSPGEKEEIVLSKNLADWMYDNLIGSAGGDKIFTQYYGDSALRLGVFDLTSQPLKHTLLMILDRGPKIEIVSYCASLISLNAYAIETPETHKDEVSNI, encoded by the exons ATGCATATTTTTCTCATTTGGAGTATGTTATATCTGATACTCGACAGGTCGGCAAGCCGCAACAATGTCTTTATCTACCAAATTCACTGTTTACACA CAGAGATGGAAAGTCAAAGCAAGGATGATGAAGATCCAATACAGCAAACTGAGCTGCCAATTGATTTAATATCTGAGATGATATTAACAAGATTACCCATCAAATCTGTTTTCCGATTCAAGTCTGTTTCCAAACTCTGGTATTCTACTCTCTCTTCTTCTCGTTTTGCTTTCACCCACCACAAGTTTTCCAACCCTTCTTCAACCACACAATCCTTGCTCATTCGAAAAAGCAACAAATTCCAGATCATGTCTCACGAAAATGGCCAAATTGACTTGGTCAAGGTGGAGGTTGACTTTGATTTAGGTGATGAGAATATGGTCTTGGTGGGGACTTGTAATGGGTTGGTTGGTTTAGGATCAACTTCTGGTAGTTTGTTCATTGTATGGAATCCAATAACGGGCGAATTTTGCAAATATTTGGACCCGGAAATTTCCGACTTCACTACCGGAGGGTGTATGGTCACTTGGGGATTTGGGTATGTTTCTGCAGTTGATGATTACAAGTTTGTTAGGCTATGCAAAAAAGTCTTTATGGAATCGATAAGGGTTCACGTCTACTCGACAAGGTTTGATAAAATGAAAAGAATCGACAATGATACTTCTGATAATTTCTTTGGTTTGAAAATAGCTGAACGCTTACATAGACCAGGGGTACTGGTTAATGAGACTGTGTATTGGATGGGCGGCGTGCCACCCATGCTCGATGGGTTGCCAAGGAAAATTCTTTCCTTCGATTTAGCATCTGAGATTTTTGACATATTTCCTCACCTTGAGGTGAGCACACCGTCTTCAACATGTGATACAGATAAAGATGAATGTTTTGATGAGTTATTATGTGTCGCAAATGGGTGTTTATCTAAGTACGGTAGACGTGTTACAAGTGGTGAGGATGTCATAACTGTATTGAAAAGTCCtggagaaaaggaagaaattgttcTTTCTAAGAATTTGGCTGATTGGATGTACGACAACTTAATTGGATCCGCCGGAGGTGACAAGATCTTCACACAATATTATGGTGATTCTGCACTACGTTTAGGGGTTTTTGACTTAACTTCGCAACCTTTGAAGCATACGTTGTTGATGATCCTTGATAGAGGGCCAAAAATTGAGATTGTTAGTTATTGTGCAAGTCTTATTTCACTCAATGCTTATGCAATAGAGACACCCGAGACACACAAGGATGAGGTTTCGAATATCTAA
- the LOC141606452 gene encoding F-box/kelch-repeat protein At3g23880-like isoform X3 produces the protein MESQSKDDEDPIQQTELPIDLISEMILTRLPIKSVFRFKSVSKLWYSTLSSSRFAFTHHKFSNPSSTTQSLLIRKSNKFQIMSHENGQIDLVKVEVDFDLGDENMVLVGTCNGLVGLGSTSGSLFIVWNPITGEFCKYLDPEISDFTTGGCMVTWGFGYVSAVDDYKFVRLCKKVFMESIRVHVYSTRFDKMKRIDNDTSDNFFGLKIAERLHRPGVLVNETVYWMGGVPPMLDGLPRKILSFDLASEIFDIFPHLEVSTPSSTCDTDKDECFDELLCVANGCLSKYGRRVTSGEDVITVLKSPGEKEEIVLSKNLADWMYDNLIGSAGGDKIFTQYYGDSALRLGVFDLTSQPLKHTLLMILDRGPKIEIVSYCASLISLNAYAIETPETHKDEVSNI, from the coding sequence ATGGAAAGTCAAAGCAAGGATGATGAAGATCCAATACAGCAAACTGAGCTGCCAATTGATTTAATATCTGAGATGATATTAACAAGATTACCCATCAAATCTGTTTTCCGATTCAAGTCTGTTTCCAAACTCTGGTATTCTACTCTCTCTTCTTCTCGTTTTGCTTTCACCCACCACAAGTTTTCCAACCCTTCTTCAACCACACAATCCTTGCTCATTCGAAAAAGCAACAAATTCCAGATCATGTCTCACGAAAATGGCCAAATTGACTTGGTCAAGGTGGAGGTTGACTTTGATTTAGGTGATGAGAATATGGTCTTGGTGGGGACTTGTAATGGGTTGGTTGGTTTAGGATCAACTTCTGGTAGTTTGTTCATTGTATGGAATCCAATAACGGGCGAATTTTGCAAATATTTGGACCCGGAAATTTCCGACTTCACTACCGGAGGGTGTATGGTCACTTGGGGATTTGGGTATGTTTCTGCAGTTGATGATTACAAGTTTGTTAGGCTATGCAAAAAAGTCTTTATGGAATCGATAAGGGTTCACGTCTACTCGACAAGGTTTGATAAAATGAAAAGAATCGACAATGATACTTCTGATAATTTCTTTGGTTTGAAAATAGCTGAACGCTTACATAGACCAGGGGTACTGGTTAATGAGACTGTGTATTGGATGGGCGGCGTGCCACCCATGCTCGATGGGTTGCCAAGGAAAATTCTTTCCTTCGATTTAGCATCTGAGATTTTTGACATATTTCCTCACCTTGAGGTGAGCACACCGTCTTCAACATGTGATACAGATAAAGATGAATGTTTTGATGAGTTATTATGTGTCGCAAATGGGTGTTTATCTAAGTACGGTAGACGTGTTACAAGTGGTGAGGATGTCATAACTGTATTGAAAAGTCCtggagaaaaggaagaaattgttcTTTCTAAGAATTTGGCTGATTGGATGTACGACAACTTAATTGGATCCGCCGGAGGTGACAAGATCTTCACACAATATTATGGTGATTCTGCACTACGTTTAGGGGTTTTTGACTTAACTTCGCAACCTTTGAAGCATACGTTGTTGATGATCCTTGATAGAGGGCCAAAAATTGAGATTGTTAGTTATTGTGCAAGTCTTATTTCACTCAATGCTTATGCAATAGAGACACCCGAGACACACAAGGATGAGGTTTCGAATATCTAA